The Nocardioides humi genome includes a region encoding these proteins:
- the nuoN gene encoding NADH-quinone oxidoreductase subunit NuoN, whose translation MEFVKPELEYAELLPLIIVLGGACVGVALEAFLPRGTRRLPQVGLALVTVVAALVATVVVGIGLDDHTGAAGGEGRGLVGAMGSIVVDGPTVYLWGLLLVFALGGVALFAEQRLEGGVSAFTGQAAALPGSENEREASTRGLEHTEVYPLLLFAVAGMLLFPASGDLLTMFVALEILSLPLYLLCGLARRRRLLSQEAAMKYFLLGAFASGFFLYGAALVYGYAGTVNFAGINEAVRAGSANHGLLLAGIGLLAVGLLFKIGAAPFQAWTPDVYQGAPTAVTAFMSAGTKVAAFGALLRLLYVAFGGERWSWQPMLWVIAIASMVLGAVLSVVQTDVKRMLAYSSIAHTGFILVGVLGVQSAGELADGQYTSLEGVLFYLTTYGFATLAAFALVTLVRDAGGESTGYDHWAGLGRRSPLTAGAFAVLLLSMAGIPLTAGFVGKWAVFTSAMSAGAWPVVFVAIASSVVGAWVYVRHIRLMFFTDGDGRSVGTVTRPSVLTTGTIAVGVVLTVALGVVPGPVLDLVTTAGDFIR comes from the coding sequence ATGGAGTTCGTGAAGCCCGAGCTCGAGTACGCCGAGCTGCTGCCGCTCATCATCGTCCTCGGTGGTGCCTGCGTCGGCGTCGCGCTGGAGGCCTTCCTGCCGCGCGGCACCCGCCGGCTGCCGCAGGTCGGCCTGGCCCTGGTCACCGTCGTCGCCGCCCTGGTCGCGACCGTCGTCGTCGGCATCGGCCTCGACGACCACACCGGTGCGGCCGGCGGCGAGGGCCGCGGCCTGGTCGGCGCCATGGGCAGCATCGTGGTCGACGGCCCGACCGTCTACCTGTGGGGCCTGCTCCTCGTCTTCGCGCTCGGCGGCGTCGCGCTCTTCGCCGAGCAGCGCCTCGAGGGCGGCGTCTCGGCGTTCACCGGCCAGGCGGCCGCGCTGCCCGGCAGCGAGAACGAGCGGGAGGCCTCGACCCGCGGCCTGGAGCACACCGAGGTCTACCCCCTGCTGCTCTTCGCGGTGGCCGGCATGCTGCTCTTCCCGGCGTCCGGCGACCTGCTCACCATGTTCGTCGCGCTGGAGATCCTCTCGCTGCCGCTCTACCTGCTCTGCGGCCTGGCGCGCCGGCGCCGCCTGCTGAGCCAGGAGGCGGCGATGAAGTACTTCCTCCTCGGCGCCTTCGCCTCCGGCTTCTTCCTGTACGGCGCCGCGCTGGTCTACGGCTACGCGGGCACCGTCAACTTCGCCGGCATCAACGAGGCGGTCCGCGCGGGCTCGGCCAACCACGGTCTGCTGCTGGCCGGCATCGGCCTGCTCGCCGTCGGCCTGCTGTTCAAGATCGGCGCCGCGCCCTTCCAGGCGTGGACCCCCGACGTCTACCAGGGCGCGCCCACCGCGGTGACCGCGTTCATGTCCGCCGGGACCAAGGTCGCCGCCTTCGGCGCCCTGCTCCGCCTGCTGTACGTCGCGTTCGGCGGCGAGCGCTGGAGCTGGCAGCCGATGCTGTGGGTGATCGCGATCGCGTCGATGGTGCTCGGCGCCGTGCTGTCGGTGGTACAGACCGACGTCAAGCGGATGCTCGCCTACTCCTCGATCGCGCACACCGGGTTCATCCTCGTCGGCGTCCTCGGCGTGCAGAGCGCCGGCGAGCTCGCGGACGGCCAGTACACCTCTCTGGAGGGCGTGCTGTTCTACCTGACGACCTACGGCTTCGCCACCCTGGCGGCGTTCGCCCTCGTGACCCTGGTGCGGGATGCGGGCGGGGAGTCGACGGGCTATGACCACTGGGCGGGCCTAGGACGCCGCTCGCCGCTGACCGCGGGCGCGTTCGCCGTCCTGCTGCTCTCCATGGCCGGCATCCCCCTCACCGCTGGCTTCGTCGGCAAATGGGCGGTGTTCACGTCGGCCATGTCGGCGGGGGCGTGGCCGGTCGTGTTCGTCGCCATCGCGAGCAGCGTGGTCGGTGCGTGGGTCTACGTGCGGCATATCCGACTGATGTTCTTCACCGACGGAGACGGTCGGAGCGTCGGCACCGTCACCCGGCCATCGGTCCTCACGACCGGCACCATCGCGGTCGGCGTCGTGCTCACCGTGGCCCTCGGTGTGGTGCCGGGGCCGGTGCTGGACCTGGTCACGACCGCGGGCGACTTCATCCGCTAG
- a CDS encoding class I fructose-bisphosphate aldolase has product MARLDLAIDHLTRPGFGVLVVDDYADVALRDREIRADAMRDLVDFALSPAARPSLGAVLLSPAHLTLRRPLVAPPDGELPAVGVGVDLGVGPVAVGSAVAAARRLGATFVELRANRRPGQFARGEPHVDARAVTGTAALAQEAGLVPVVTVALPGLPGSRIGVTRAVMVNALRAVFDAAADLRCDPARLVVRLPLVAPGPRSGQDASADVVAEHTLDALDEAVPTEVPAVWFLSAGHDLPDVCGQLATVSRLALERGVTRALGFALGRALLEPALDGWRDGGPARARQRFGAACEAAHRALVPALASH; this is encoded by the coding sequence ATGGCACGCCTCGACCTCGCCATCGACCACCTCACCCGGCCCGGGTTCGGCGTTCTCGTCGTCGACGACTACGCCGATGTCGCGCTCCGCGATCGTGAGATCCGTGCCGACGCGATGCGGGACCTCGTCGATTTCGCGCTCTCCCCTGCGGCTCGCCCGTCGCTCGGCGCGGTGTTGCTGTCGCCGGCACATCTCACGCTGCGACGACCACTCGTCGCGCCACCGGACGGCGAACTACCTGCGGTGGGCGTCGGGGTGGACCTCGGCGTGGGACCTGTTGCCGTGGGCAGCGCCGTCGCCGCCGCACGCCGACTGGGCGCCACCTTCGTCGAGTTGCGCGCGAACCGACGTCCGGGGCAGTTCGCCCGCGGAGAACCCCATGTCGATGCCCGGGCCGTCACCGGTACCGCGGCGCTGGCACAGGAGGCCGGACTCGTCCCTGTCGTCACGGTCGCGCTGCCCGGGCTCCCCGGCAGCCGGATCGGGGTGACGCGGGCGGTCATGGTGAACGCACTCCGGGCGGTCTTCGACGCCGCGGCCGACCTGCGCTGCGACCCGGCGCGGCTCGTCGTACGGCTCCCGCTCGTCGCGCCGGGCCCGCGGTCGGGCCAGGATGCCTCGGCCGACGTCGTGGCCGAGCACACGCTCGACGCGCTCGACGAGGCCGTGCCGACCGAGGTCCCGGCGGTCTGGTTCCTCTCCGCGGGGCACGACCTGCCGGACGTGTGTGGGCAGCTCGCCACCGTGAGCCGTCTCGCGCTGGAGCGCGGCGTGACCCGGGCGCTCGGCTTCGCGCTCGGACGGGCGCTCCTCGAGCCCGCCCTCGACGGCTGGCGCGACGGCGGTCCGGCTCGGGCCCGGCAGCGGTTCGGTGCCGCGTGCGAGGCGGCGCACCGCGCCCTCGTCCCGGCGCTGGCCTCCCACTGA
- a CDS encoding NADH-quinone oxidoreductase subunit M, whose protein sequence is MLSLLIWLPLAGAVAVALLPRTVSKTAGLGIALATLVVGVVVAASYELDGGRQLTEEREWIEAFGVHYALGVDGLGLLLVLLTVLLVPLVLGAEWFKADAAGSAGARSFVAWTLALEGLSLAVFCATDVFLFYVVFEATLIPAYFLVGGFGRDGRSAAALKFLMFQLAGGLILLAAVIGLYVVSAQQGEPSYLLSDLERLDIGTEAGRWLFFGFFIAFAIKAPLFPLHTWLADTTEKATPGTGVLLVCILDKIGTFGMMRFCLGIFPEASQWATPLVITLALISVVYGALVAIGQDDIFRLIGLTSLSHFGLITLGVFTMSSQGGTGAILYMVNHGLGTAALFLVAGYLYDRSGTSSIREMRGVEKVAPVLAGLLLVAGLATLGLPGLSPFISEFLVFVAAFDHAWYVGAIAVTAVVLSAIYVLWMYQRTMTGPTPPEAETTKDLGVREIAAVAPLMVALVFFGFYPAPLLDVSNPMVGDLMQHMGIQDDAPTVVHADTDAEHEGEAAH, encoded by the coding sequence ATGTTGAGTCTTCTCATCTGGCTGCCCCTCGCCGGTGCGGTCGCGGTCGCGCTGCTGCCGCGCACGGTCAGCAAGACCGCCGGCCTGGGCATCGCGCTGGCGACCCTGGTCGTGGGCGTCGTCGTCGCGGCGTCGTACGAGCTCGACGGTGGGCGCCAGCTCACCGAGGAGCGCGAGTGGATCGAGGCGTTCGGGGTCCACTATGCCCTGGGCGTCGACGGCCTCGGCCTGCTGCTGGTGCTGCTGACCGTGCTGCTCGTCCCGCTCGTGCTGGGCGCCGAGTGGTTCAAGGCCGACGCCGCGGGCTCGGCCGGCGCGCGCTCCTTCGTGGCCTGGACGCTCGCCCTCGAGGGACTCTCGCTCGCGGTGTTCTGCGCGACCGACGTCTTCCTGTTCTACGTCGTGTTCGAGGCGACCCTGATCCCGGCGTACTTCCTGGTCGGCGGCTTCGGCCGCGACGGCCGGAGCGCCGCGGCGCTGAAGTTCCTGATGTTCCAGCTCGCGGGCGGCCTGATCCTGCTGGCCGCCGTCATCGGGCTGTACGTCGTGTCCGCCCAGCAGGGCGAGCCGTCGTACCTCCTCTCCGACCTCGAGCGGCTCGACATCGGCACCGAGGCCGGCCGCTGGCTGTTCTTCGGCTTCTTCATCGCCTTCGCGATCAAGGCACCGCTGTTCCCGCTGCACACGTGGCTGGCCGACACGACCGAGAAGGCGACCCCCGGCACCGGCGTGCTGCTCGTCTGCATCCTCGACAAGATCGGCACCTTCGGGATGATGCGGTTCTGCCTCGGCATCTTCCCCGAGGCCTCGCAGTGGGCGACGCCGCTCGTCATCACCCTCGCCCTGATCTCGGTCGTGTACGGCGCGCTCGTGGCGATCGGGCAGGACGACATCTTCCGGCTCATCGGTCTCACCTCGCTGAGCCACTTCGGCCTGATCACCCTCGGCGTGTTCACCATGAGCAGCCAGGGCGGCACCGGCGCGATCCTCTACATGGTCAACCACGGCCTCGGCACCGCCGCGCTGTTCCTGGTGGCCGGCTACCTCTACGACCGCAGCGGCACCTCCTCGATCCGCGAGATGCGGGGTGTCGAGAAGGTCGCCCCGGTCCTCGCCGGCCTGTTGCTCGTCGCCGGCCTGGCCACGCTGGGCCTGCCCGGCCTGTCGCCGTTCATCAGCGAGTTCCTGGTGTTCGTCGCGGCCTTCGACCACGCCTGGTACGTCGGCGCGATCGCGGTCACCGCGGTCGTCCTCTCGGCGATCTACGTGCTGTGGATGTACCAGCGCACGATGACCGGGCCCACGCCCCCCGAGGCGGAGACCACGAAGGACCTCGGCGTCCGCGAGATCGCCGCCGTCGCACCGCTGATGGTCGCGCTGGTGTTCTTCGGGTTCTATCCCGCGCCCCTGCTCGACGTCAGCAACCCGATGGTGGGTGACCTGATGCAGCACATGGGGATCCAGGACGACGCCCCGACGGTCGTCCACGCCGACACCGATGCCGAGCACGAGGGAGAGGCGGCCCACTGA
- a CDS encoding phosphoribulokinase gives MSAQHPIVAITGSSGAGTTSVMRTFEQIFRRESVDAAFVEGDSFHRFDRAEMAERMRKAVEGQDHTFSHFGPEANLLAELERLFEQYGATGTGRLRRYLHDEAEAAPYGQPPGTFTPWEDLLEGTDLLFYEGLHGAVATEDVDVARHVDLLIGVVPVINLEWIQKLHRDKAKRGYSTEAITQTILRRMHDYVTYVCPQFSRTHVNFQRVPVVDTSNPFIARTIPSQDESMLVIRFQDPRGIDFPYLLSMLHDSFMSRPNTIVCPGGKMDLAMQLIFTPMLWRLLERRDQTR, from the coding sequence ATGTCGGCACAGCACCCCATCGTCGCCATCACCGGGTCCTCCGGGGCCGGCACCACCTCCGTCATGCGGACCTTCGAACAGATCTTCCGGCGCGAGAGCGTCGACGCGGCCTTCGTGGAGGGCGACAGCTTCCACCGGTTCGACCGCGCGGAGATGGCGGAGCGGATGCGCAAGGCTGTCGAGGGGCAGGACCACACGTTCAGCCACTTCGGTCCCGAGGCCAACCTGCTCGCCGAGCTCGAGAGGCTCTTCGAGCAGTATGGGGCGACCGGCACGGGACGGCTGCGCAGGTACCTCCACGACGAGGCCGAGGCCGCGCCGTACGGACAGCCGCCGGGCACCTTCACTCCCTGGGAGGACCTGCTCGAGGGCACGGACCTGCTCTTCTACGAAGGCCTGCACGGCGCCGTGGCGACCGAGGACGTCGATGTCGCCCGACACGTCGACCTGCTCATCGGCGTCGTGCCCGTGATCAACCTCGAGTGGATCCAGAAGCTCCACCGCGACAAGGCCAAGCGCGGCTACTCGACCGAGGCGATCACCCAGACCATCCTGCGCCGGATGCACGACTACGTGACCTACGTCTGCCCACAGTTCTCCCGCACGCACGTCAACTTCCAACGGGTGCCGGTGGTCGACACGTCCAACCCCTTCATCGCACGCACCATCCCGAGCCAGGACGAGTCGATGCTGGTGATCCGGTTCCAGGATCCGCGCGGCATCGACTTCCCCTACCTCCTCTCGATGCTCCACGACTCGTTCATGTCGCGGCCCAACACGATCGTGTGCCCGGGCGGGAAGATGGACCTGGCGATGCAGCTGATCTTCACCCCGATGCTCTGGCGACTGCTCGAGCGGCGGGACCAGACCCGGTAG